The Periplaneta americana isolate PAMFEO1 chromosome 9, P.americana_PAMFEO1_priV1, whole genome shotgun sequence genome contains a region encoding:
- the LOC138705879 gene encoding uncharacterized protein isoform X1: MSGKLGKKCAVYGCANYEWQKNSRSFFRFPKDKKFCDEWVLMCGRPELHDRYELRGSVSMYNIYKICAEHFLPTDFRNPRQHSQGLKPGTIPSQKLDYNRIQLNKRLNEARILSRKLDCHLIELQNGDITVAIEGLSQQQSIPNDEQCRTLNEGFETKFHKRKIYRIEETVWKENPLFWRHRLNEEVIYSILTHDKEIPLKPGPENKEVGDTTSKCALPTTLGGAAIVEKVKLETDCDVSASGTELNCYLEDDFATVKCEAEDYMETMEAGVPCHLEEDQDPLLDVSTVKFELKEMNDDDL; this comes from the exons atgtcgGGTAAATTGGGTAAAAAGTGTGCTGTGTATGGATGCGCTAATTATGAATGGCAAAAGAATTCAAGGTCTTTCTTCAGATTTCCTAAGGATAAAAAGTT TTGTGATGAATGGGTATTGATGTGTGGACGACCTGAATTACATGATCGTTATGAACTAAGAGGTTCTGTTAGTATGTATAACATTTACAAGATATGTGCTGAACATTTTTTGCCTACTGACTTCAGGAATCCAAGGCAACACAGCCAGGG GTTAAAACCTGGAACTATACCATCGCAAAAGCTTGATTACAACCGAATTCAGTTAAATAAAAGACTAAATGAAGCCCGTATACTGTCACGAAAGCTTGATTGTCATCTAATAGAATTACAAAATGGAGACATTACAGTTGCTATCGAGGGTTTATCACAACAACAATCTATTCCAAATGATGAGCAGTGCAGAACTTTAAATGAAGGATTTGAGACGAAGTTCCACAAAAGGAAGATATACAGAATTGAGGAAACAGTTTGGAAAGAGAATCCTTTATTTTGGAGACACAG ATTAAATGAAGAAGTAATATACAGCATTCTTACACATGACAAAGAAATTCCATTAAAACCAGGACCAGAGAACAAGGAAGTAGGAGACACTACATCAAAATGTGCTCTACCTACCACTTTAGGTGGTGCAG CTATAGTGGAAAAAGTCAAGCTCGAAACTGACTGTGATGTCTCTGCATCAGGAACTGAGTTAAACTGTTATCTTGAGGATGATTTTGCGACAGTGAAGTGTGAGGCAGAA gactACATGGAAACAATGGAAGCAGGTGTACCATGTCATTTAGAAGAAGATCAG GATCCACTTTTGGATGTTTCTACAGTAAAGTTTGAGCTGAAagaaatgaatgatgatgatttgtGA
- the LOC138705879 gene encoding uncharacterized protein isoform X5 — MSGKLGKKCAVYGCANYEWQKNSRSFFRFPKDKKLLKPGTIPSQKLDYNRIQLNKRLNEARILSRKLDCHLIELQNGDITVAIEGLSQQQSIPNDEQCRTLNEGFETKFHKRKIYRIEETVWKENPLFWRHRLNEEVIYSILTHDKEIPLKPGPENKEVGDTTSKCALPTTLGGAAIVEKVKLETDCDVSASGTELNCYLEDDFATVKCEAEDYMETMEAGVPCHLEEDQDPLLDVSTVKFELKEMNDDDL, encoded by the exons atgtcgGGTAAATTGGGTAAAAAGTGTGCTGTGTATGGATGCGCTAATTATGAATGGCAAAAGAATTCAAGGTCTTTCTTCAGATTTCCTAAGGATAAAAAGTT GTTAAAACCTGGAACTATACCATCGCAAAAGCTTGATTACAACCGAATTCAGTTAAATAAAAGACTAAATGAAGCCCGTATACTGTCACGAAAGCTTGATTGTCATCTAATAGAATTACAAAATGGAGACATTACAGTTGCTATCGAGGGTTTATCACAACAACAATCTATTCCAAATGATGAGCAGTGCAGAACTTTAAATGAAGGATTTGAGACGAAGTTCCACAAAAGGAAGATATACAGAATTGAGGAAACAGTTTGGAAAGAGAATCCTTTATTTTGGAGACACAG ATTAAATGAAGAAGTAATATACAGCATTCTTACACATGACAAAGAAATTCCATTAAAACCAGGACCAGAGAACAAGGAAGTAGGAGACACTACATCAAAATGTGCTCTACCTACCACTTTAGGTGGTGCAG CTATAGTGGAAAAAGTCAAGCTCGAAACTGACTGTGATGTCTCTGCATCAGGAACTGAGTTAAACTGTTATCTTGAGGATGATTTTGCGACAGTGAAGTGTGAGGCAGAA gactACATGGAAACAATGGAAGCAGGTGTACCATGTCATTTAGAAGAAGATCAG GATCCACTTTTGGATGTTTCTACAGTAAAGTTTGAGCTGAAagaaatgaatgatgatgatttgtGA
- the LOC138705879 gene encoding uncharacterized protein isoform X2 produces the protein MSGKLGKKCAVYGCANYEWQKNSRSFFRFPKDKKFCDEWVLMCGRPELHDRYELRGSVSMYNIYKICAEHFLPTDFRNPRQHSQGLKPGTIPSQKLDYNRIQLNKRLNEARILSRKLDCHLIELQNGDITVAIEGLSQQQSIPNDEQCRTLNEGFETKFHKRKIYRIEETVWKENPLFWRHRLNEEVIYSILTHDKEIPLKPGPENKEVGDTTSKCALPTTLGGAAIVEKVKLETDCDVSASGTELNCYLEDDFATVKCEAEDYMETMEAGVPCHLEEDQAWKCYGISNYSNLFLKNSIP, from the exons atgtcgGGTAAATTGGGTAAAAAGTGTGCTGTGTATGGATGCGCTAATTATGAATGGCAAAAGAATTCAAGGTCTTTCTTCAGATTTCCTAAGGATAAAAAGTT TTGTGATGAATGGGTATTGATGTGTGGACGACCTGAATTACATGATCGTTATGAACTAAGAGGTTCTGTTAGTATGTATAACATTTACAAGATATGTGCTGAACATTTTTTGCCTACTGACTTCAGGAATCCAAGGCAACACAGCCAGGG GTTAAAACCTGGAACTATACCATCGCAAAAGCTTGATTACAACCGAATTCAGTTAAATAAAAGACTAAATGAAGCCCGTATACTGTCACGAAAGCTTGATTGTCATCTAATAGAATTACAAAATGGAGACATTACAGTTGCTATCGAGGGTTTATCACAACAACAATCTATTCCAAATGATGAGCAGTGCAGAACTTTAAATGAAGGATTTGAGACGAAGTTCCACAAAAGGAAGATATACAGAATTGAGGAAACAGTTTGGAAAGAGAATCCTTTATTTTGGAGACACAG ATTAAATGAAGAAGTAATATACAGCATTCTTACACATGACAAAGAAATTCCATTAAAACCAGGACCAGAGAACAAGGAAGTAGGAGACACTACATCAAAATGTGCTCTACCTACCACTTTAGGTGGTGCAG CTATAGTGGAAAAAGTCAAGCTCGAAACTGACTGTGATGTCTCTGCATCAGGAACTGAGTTAAACTGTTATCTTGAGGATGATTTTGCGACAGTGAAGTGTGAGGCAGAA gactACATGGAAACAATGGAAGCAGGTGTACCATGTCATTTAGAAGAAGATCAG gccTGGAAATGTTATGGAATTTCCAATTATTCTAATCTTTTCCTGAAAAACTCTATACCCTGA
- the LOC138705879 gene encoding uncharacterized protein isoform X4, whose protein sequence is MCGRPELHDRYELRGSVSMYNIYKICAEHFLPTDFRNPRQHSQGLKPGTIPSQKLDYNRIQLNKRLNEARILSRKLDCHLIELQNGDITVAIEGLSQQQSIPNDEQCRTLNEGFETKFHKRKIYRIEETVWKENPLFWRHRLNEEVIYSILTHDKEIPLKPGPENKEVGDTTSKCALPTTLGGAAIVEKVKLETDCDVSASGTELNCYLEDDFATVKCEAEDYMETMEAGVPCHLEEDQDPLLDVSTVKFELKEMNDDDL, encoded by the exons ATGTGTGGACGACCTGAATTACATGATCGTTATGAACTAAGAGGTTCTGTTAGTATGTATAACATTTACAAGATATGTGCTGAACATTTTTTGCCTACTGACTTCAGGAATCCAAGGCAACACAGCCAGGG GTTAAAACCTGGAACTATACCATCGCAAAAGCTTGATTACAACCGAATTCAGTTAAATAAAAGACTAAATGAAGCCCGTATACTGTCACGAAAGCTTGATTGTCATCTAATAGAATTACAAAATGGAGACATTACAGTTGCTATCGAGGGTTTATCACAACAACAATCTATTCCAAATGATGAGCAGTGCAGAACTTTAAATGAAGGATTTGAGACGAAGTTCCACAAAAGGAAGATATACAGAATTGAGGAAACAGTTTGGAAAGAGAATCCTTTATTTTGGAGACACAG ATTAAATGAAGAAGTAATATACAGCATTCTTACACATGACAAAGAAATTCCATTAAAACCAGGACCAGAGAACAAGGAAGTAGGAGACACTACATCAAAATGTGCTCTACCTACCACTTTAGGTGGTGCAG CTATAGTGGAAAAAGTCAAGCTCGAAACTGACTGTGATGTCTCTGCATCAGGAACTGAGTTAAACTGTTATCTTGAGGATGATTTTGCGACAGTGAAGTGTGAGGCAGAA gactACATGGAAACAATGGAAGCAGGTGTACCATGTCATTTAGAAGAAGATCAG GATCCACTTTTGGATGTTTCTACAGTAAAGTTTGAGCTGAAagaaatgaatgatgatgatttgtGA
- the LOC138705879 gene encoding uncharacterized protein isoform X3: MVYYLPFILPQNSCDEWVLMCGRPELHDRYELRGSVSMYNIYKICAEHFLPTDFRNPRQHSQGLKPGTIPSQKLDYNRIQLNKRLNEARILSRKLDCHLIELQNGDITVAIEGLSQQQSIPNDEQCRTLNEGFETKFHKRKIYRIEETVWKENPLFWRHRLNEEVIYSILTHDKEIPLKPGPENKEVGDTTSKCALPTTLGGAAIVEKVKLETDCDVSASGTELNCYLEDDFATVKCEAEDYMETMEAGVPCHLEEDQDPLLDVSTVKFELKEMNDDDL, encoded by the exons ATGGTATATTACCTTCCATTTATTCTACCACAAAACAg TTGTGATGAATGGGTATTGATGTGTGGACGACCTGAATTACATGATCGTTATGAACTAAGAGGTTCTGTTAGTATGTATAACATTTACAAGATATGTGCTGAACATTTTTTGCCTACTGACTTCAGGAATCCAAGGCAACACAGCCAGGG GTTAAAACCTGGAACTATACCATCGCAAAAGCTTGATTACAACCGAATTCAGTTAAATAAAAGACTAAATGAAGCCCGTATACTGTCACGAAAGCTTGATTGTCATCTAATAGAATTACAAAATGGAGACATTACAGTTGCTATCGAGGGTTTATCACAACAACAATCTATTCCAAATGATGAGCAGTGCAGAACTTTAAATGAAGGATTTGAGACGAAGTTCCACAAAAGGAAGATATACAGAATTGAGGAAACAGTTTGGAAAGAGAATCCTTTATTTTGGAGACACAG ATTAAATGAAGAAGTAATATACAGCATTCTTACACATGACAAAGAAATTCCATTAAAACCAGGACCAGAGAACAAGGAAGTAGGAGACACTACATCAAAATGTGCTCTACCTACCACTTTAGGTGGTGCAG CTATAGTGGAAAAAGTCAAGCTCGAAACTGACTGTGATGTCTCTGCATCAGGAACTGAGTTAAACTGTTATCTTGAGGATGATTTTGCGACAGTGAAGTGTGAGGCAGAA gactACATGGAAACAATGGAAGCAGGTGTACCATGTCATTTAGAAGAAGATCAG GATCCACTTTTGGATGTTTCTACAGTAAAGTTTGAGCTGAAagaaatgaatgatgatgatttgtGA